Within Candidatus Eisenbacteria bacterium, the genomic segment GTCCGAGTGCGCCCAGTCGATGCTGGATCCGCTCACATTCGTGAGCAGCTTGCTACCAGCCTGCCAACTCCGGTAGTTGTTCCATTGCGTCCGTTCCCCCGCCACCGTCGTGAATGTCCCGCTGTCCTCTGGGGCGACGGCGGAGTACGACCAGGGATAGAGCAACGTCCGGATGTCGCTGTGATAGGAGTCGCTGGCAACGATCCTCTTGTCGAGAATGAAGCCACGCATTGCCCGCGTCTCCGGCTCGGAGAAGGGAGCCGGACCTTGGTATGCGAGATTACAGGGATCGTTCGACCCACCTCCCCATTGGAAACCGTAGTTCCGATTGAGATCGACACCGAAGCTCGGCAACGAATCCACGCAGGTCGTATCGTTGTCTCTCCGGTTCCTGCGCCATAGAGGATCCTGAGCTTCCGCCACGTATACGTATCCATCAGGGTTCACGATCGGCACGAACCAGATCTCGCGCTCGTCGATGAGGAACTTGGCCTCCAGATCCGTGTCGTGGTTTTCCAGGAGGTGCCGCAGGTAGTCGAGGACGACGTTCACCGTCATCGCTTCGTTCGCGTGGTGCAGGGCGTCATAGAGGACGGACGGCTTCCCCTCCGTGCCGACTTTCATCGCCCAGATCGCGCGCCCTTCCCAGGACGCGCCGATCGAGTCCTTCGGCGCCGTGATCTCCGGGTACTCACCGTGCATCTCGTCGAGGTATGCGACGATCTCGTCATAGGTACGGTATCCGGCTGGGAGCCCGTTCTCTTCCGCATCGAAGTACTCGTCCCCATAGTCGTCGTCGAGCACCGTCAGGTCGTAGCCCTCTTCCACGAGAATCGCCGCGTTTCTTTCCGAGATGACCATCCGGACCGAGGATTCCTCCTCGTAGGAGAGAACGTCGACCCAGAATCTCCCCTCCAGCGCGAGCAGCTCTTGCTCGGTCAACCCGGAAACCTCAACAAGCTGGTAGGTGGGCCGATCCTCCGAGGGTGGAGAGTCCTCTTCTCCTCCTCCATCCCCCGCTCCTCCGAGGCATACCGTGGCCCCTTCGAAGCCGGCGAACACTCCTTCCTCGAACTCCCAGTCTTGCCAACCCGACATCTCCGGATCCCATCCGATGGTCCCGCAAGACTCTCCTGCGGCGACGGTGAACTTGAGCTCCGCCACCTGGCCCGGAAGGACGAGCGGGACGCTATGGGTGAAGTCCTGCGCCTGAATCAGGAGCCGGCCGAGAGGATCCCGCTGGACATTGAACGTCGACCATTCCACGGGCATCGTGTAGACCTCGCTCGGGCTTTCCTCGACCCACACAAGGGCGCCGGTCGTGTCTCCGAGAGTGATCCCGAAGCCTACGAGGGAGTCGCCGTCGCCGGTGATCCACACGTGCACAAGCACGGTGTCGGTCGGCTCGATCAGGAGGGTGTCCGGCCCGTTGGCGACGTTGGAGTCCAGGTCTGCGATGAGGGCAACGTCTGCGGAGGCCGGCAACGGAAGAAACGAAGCCAACACGGCGAAGATCGCGGCAGGAAGGATGGTGCGGCCGGCCATCAAGCACCCCCTTGCATAGACCGAAACGACTCGAGAAGCGGGGGCGCCGATGCCTGTTCGTCTCGACCCTTTCGATCAACTTGCGAGCACACCTCCGGAACGACCGGCGCAACTCACAAGCAATTGACATGCTACCACTTGACCACTTGTGTGTCAACGGAAAGCAGGAGGTTTCGACCCGTCCCGGG encodes:
- a CDS encoding zinc carboxypeptidase — protein: MAGRTILPAAIFAVLASFLPLPASADVALIADLDSNVANGPDTLLIEPTDTVLVHVWITGDGDSLVGFGITLGDTTGALVWVEESPSEVYTMPVEWSTFNVQRDPLGRLLIQAQDFTHSVPLVLPGQVAELKFTVAAGESCGTIGWDPEMSGWQDWEFEEGVFAGFEGATVCLGGAGDGGGEEDSPPSEDRPTYQLVEVSGLTEQELLALEGRFWVDVLSYEEESSVRMVISERNAAILVEEGYDLTVLDDDYGDEYFDAEENGLPAGYRTYDEIVAYLDEMHGEYPEITAPKDSIGASWEGRAIWAMKVGTEGKPSVLYDALHHANEAMTVNVVLDYLRHLLENHDTDLEAKFLIDEREIWFVPIVNPDGYVYVAEAQDPLWRRNRRDNDTTCVDSLPSFGVDLNRNYGFQWGGGSNDPCNLAYQGPAPFSEPETRAMRGFILDKRIVASDSYHSDIRTLLYPWSYSAVAPEDSGTFTTVAGERTQWNNYRSWQAGSKLLTNVSGSSIDWAHSDTAGVFAFATEVGGTSKWPDAAEIPYLLSEQLSSSIVLSLVAGPYVTAAAVEVRGGDEDGQLDAGETDTLIVTLANWALSASATSVSATLRTDDPYVHLESALSTYGAIPAQASADNATGPFVLAVDPETPAGHRAIFTVRSEWDAGYPHEETITLTVGDPAVIDSLSDDFEEGSGHWEVSGDATSGAWEIGIPARGSFQPGGDASPYPGTSAWVTDEAIGLAHNVNEGSTTLRSPTWDLSAFSAVTLRLNYFFGQQKPEDDAGDFFRIDLSNDDGSTFPECLLFIGDVGHNAVWLNLEVRLDEVLPLTSEMRLRLQASDGSSSDDMIEAGIDDLMLIDRGTGNYPPGRPGLVSPPTGSLVGDEPVLTVSNASDPDGDTLTYHFRVYSDSLLTTLVRSATGVVEGSGETSWTVSPSLPDGTYWWRAHAEDGEERGLFMGAVSFVVTATGVASGESLPQLTVFPARPNPAPSATTIHLL